GGCCGAGGAGAAGCTGCTGACCGAGGTGAAGGCTGCCGAGGCCCAGGAACGCCGCGCCCGGCACAAGGCAGCCGAGGAGCTGACCCTGGCCGAGGCCAAGTTGAAGGTGGCCGAGAAGGACGCCGAAGCGAAGAAGCGGGAGGCCGAAGGCACCGAGGCGGTCACCGCCGCACCGGGCCTGGCCGCCGCCAAGGTGATGCTGGTCACCGCCGACGCCAAGGAGAAGCAGGGCTTGGTCGATGCCAAGCTGCAGCTGGCTGCGGCCGACGCGCTGCGCAGCCGCATCGTTGCGGAGGCCGCCGGCAACGAGGCCAAGGGCCTGGCCGACGCCAAGGTGCAGCTGGCCGCCGCCGATGCGCTGCGCGCCCGCCTGGAGGCCGAAGCCGAGGGCAGCGAGAAGAAGGGCCTGGCGGAAGCCCAGGTCATCGCCGCACGGGCCCAGGCGGAGGCCGACGGCCTGCGTGCCAAGCTCGATGCCGAAGCCGCCGGCAAGGAAAAGCTGGGCCTGGCCGAGGTGCAGGTGCGCTCGGCCGATGCCGAGGCCACCACCAAGGCCGGCCTGGCCGAGGCCAAGACGGTGGAGGCGCGCTTCCAGGCCGAGGCGAATGGCCTGCGCGAGAAGTTCGATGCGATGAAGGCGATGAGCGAGGACACCCGCGCGCACGAGGAATTCCGCATGCGCCTGGAGAAGAACCACATCGAGACGCTCAAGGGCCTGGAGGCGCAGGCGGCCATTGCGCGCGACCAGGCGCAGGTGCTGGGCACCGCGCTGGGCAACGCGAAGATCGACATCGTCGGCGGCGAGGGCGACTACTTCGACCGTTTCGTCAACGCGCTGTCGATCGGCAAGGGCATCGATGCGACGCTGGGCAAGAGCCAGGCGCTGCAGGCCGTGTTCAAGGACCACCTGGCCGGCGAGCGCGACATCGTGGCCGACGTGAGCAGCGTGGTGGGCGCACTCGGCCAGTCGTCCGACGAGCTGCAGAAGCTCAGCCTGGCCGGCCTGATGAGCCGCGTGATGCGCGACGGCGACGACAGCCAGAAGGCCGCGCTGCGCACGCTGATCAACGGCTTCGGCAAGTCGCTGCCGCTGGGCCTGGCCGACGCCAAGGCACCGCCGCAGTGAGCCTGCGCGCCCCTGGCGGCCGCCCGTGCGGCCCCTTCCACGGCCGCACGGCACGGCGCGCCACCGCGGTGCCCTGCCGGGCCCGGCGCCCCGGCCGGACCGGCCCCGATGACGGGCCGGCGCCGCTGCGCGCCGGCCGGTGAAAGCCGCAACCATGCAAGCCACCGCACAAGAAGCCCCCGGCGCCGGGACGCAGACCGACAGCCTCGTCGCCGAGAGCGGCAGCTACGGCCTGCTGAAGAAGCGCCTGGCCACCCAGGGCGACAGCCTGCTGGCCAAGACGCAGGCGCTGAACGAGGCGCGCCTGGCCGAGTTCGGCCGCTCGGAACAGGCGCTGATCCTGCGCACGCGGGCGCGCACCGAGAACAACTGCGTCGCCCGCGACATCGTGCGCATCGGCGATCTGCTGCTGTTCGGCTACAACGTCTTCATCGGCCTGCGCAAGGAAACCGCGGTCGGCGACGTCTTCGCGCTCTACCGCCTGGCCGCGCACGACGGCGCCGACGAGCTGGAGACGGTGCCGCTGGCTGGCAGCTTCCTCGAAGACCCGCGCTTCACCACCGACTTCCGCGAGCTGTACGCCTACTACAAGCAGGCCACGCTGATGCAGCTGCGCGTGACGCAGGACCGGCTGCTGGCGTGCTTCCGCATCGGTGCGCAGCTGGGCGACATCCGGGTGTTCCGCTGGAGCATCGCGCGCGACGGCAGCGTGCAGTACATCGACAACCGCGGCGAGCGCGACATCGCCCTGCCGCCCAGCCACGACTTCGAATGGGTGCCGACCCGGCGCGAGGACCATGTGGGCGGCAAGCACCCGCATGTGAACATCCTCGACACGGTGTTCGTCGAGACGGTGGGCGGCGACCTGACGGTCAAGATCGAGAACAACACCGAGACCGGCCTCGGCATCTACAGCGAGCCGGTGGAGGACAAGCACCAGTCGCTCACCGATGCCGAGATCGCCTATGCCCGGCTGGGGCTGCTGATCCTGCTGCGGGTCAAGCCCTACCGGGAGCAGGCGGTGCGCTACCTGGTCTACAACACGCGCACCCAGCAGGTGGAGCGCATCGATGCCATCGGCGGCTCCTGCGTGCAGCTGCCGGAGGACCAGGGCATCATCTTCCCCGGCGGCTACTACCTGCAGTCGGGCGAACACAAGCGCTTCGAGCTGCCGGGCGAGATCGTGCCGGCCCTTCGCTTCAAGCGCAGCCTGCGCTCGCCCAACGGCGAGGACATGCTCTATGTCTTCTACCAGCCGGCGTCGGGCCACTATGCGCTGTTCACCTACAACCTGATCAACAAGACGCTGGCCACGCCCCTGCTGGCCAACGGCTATGCCCGCTTTGCCGACGGCCGCTTCCTGCTGTTCCAGGTGGACCGCGGCGAGCCGACCCGCGTGCACCCGATGCAGCTGTGGCAGACCGCCTTCCCGAGCGAGGAGCACGCCAGTGCGCAGCCGCGCGGCAGCGGCTTCTTCGGCCGCATCGGCAATGCCGAGCTGGTGCGTGGCGTCTCCGACTTGGTCGGCATCGCCCGCGCAGTGCGCGAGCAGGTGCCGACCAAGGCAGCGTACGAAGACCTGATCCGCCAGTGCACCCGGGTGGCCGACGCCTACTTCTGGCTCGACGAACCGGAAGCCGGCCGGCTCGCCGACGAGCTGCGCCAGATCGCCGACGGCGCCCGCAGCACGCTGGCGGAGTTCGAGAAGGTCGAGGGCATTCGCCGCGAAACCGCGCGGGCCCTGGCGCAGGCCGAGCAGGAGCAGCGCGTGCTGGCCACCGACATCGCCAGCACGCTGTGGCGCCGTCCGGAGGACTTCGTGCAGGCGCTCAACCGCCTGCGCGAGCGGCGCGGCCACCTGCAGGCCCTGAAGGAGCTGCGCTATGCCGAGCTGCCCCGCATCGAGGCGATGGATGCCGAGCTGCAGGCCGAGCAGCAGCGCGTGGGCGAACGCGCGCTGCAGTTCCTGGCCGCCGACAACGCCTTCGACAGCCATCGCCGCTCGCTCGACGGCCTGGCCCAGGAGTCGGCCCAGGCCAGCACCTCGCCGGCGCTCGCCCGCGTGCTCGACGCACTGGATGAACAGGCCGCCGGTCTCGACCTGCTGACCGAGCAGCTCGGCAGCCTGCCCGGCGGCGACGCGGTGCTGCGCACCACCATCCTGGACCGCATCTCGCTGATCTATGCCGAGATCAACCGCATGCGGGCGGAGCTGCGGCAGCGCCGCAAGTCGCTCGGCGCGAGCGAGGCGGCGGCGGAGTTCGGCGCGCAGTTCAAGCTGTTCGGCCAGGCGGTGGAAAACGCACTGGAGTTCGCCGACGCGCCCGAGAAGTGCGACGAGGCGCTGACCCGCCTGCTGGCCCAGCTGGAAGAGCTGGAAGGCCGCTTCGCCGAGCAGGACGGCTTCCTGGCCGACATCGTTGCCAAGCGCGAGGCCGTCTACGAGGCCTTCTCGGCCCGCCGGCAAGCACTGGTCGAGGCGCGCCAGCGGCGTGCCCAGGGCCTGCTGGAGGCCGGCGGCCGCATCCTCGACGGTGTGCCGCGGCGCGTCGCGCAGATGAAGGAGCTGGCCGAGGTGCACGGCTACTTCGCGGCCGACCCGCTGCTGGCGAAGCTGCGCAAGCTGGTCGACGACCTGCGTGCGCTGGGCGCCGCGGTGGCCGCCGACGACCTCGACACGCGGCTGAAGACCGCCCGTGACCAGGCCCTGCGCGCGGTGCGCGACCAGCGCGAGCTGGTGGCCGATGATGGCCAGACGCTGCGCTTCGGCCGCCATGCCTTCACCGTCAACCGCCAGCCGCTGGACCTGACCCTGCTGCCGCGCGAAGGCGGCCTGGCCTACCACCTGACCGGCACCGACTACCTGGCGCCGGTGGACGACCCGCGGCTGGCGGCGCTGCAGCCCTACTGGCAGCAGGCACTGGTGTCGGAAACCGAAGCCCTCTCGCGGGCCGAATACCTGGCCGGCTGCCTGCTGCAGCAGGCGCAGGAAGGCCGCGGCGAGCCGGCGTGGGCCGAGCTGATGCGCCTGGTCACCGAGGGGCCCGATGGCCACGCCGCCTTGCTGGAGCAGGTGCGCCGCTTTGCCGCGCCGCGCTACCAGGAGGGCTACCAGAAAGGCGTGCACGACGAGGACGCGGTGCGCCTGCTCGCCGCCCTGGCCGCCATGCAGGACGAAGCCGGCCTGCTCGCCTGGGGCCCGGCCGAGCGGGCGCTGGCGCTGCTGTACTGGCATTTCGGCCGCTTCGTGGCCGAGCGCGATGCGTTGTTGCGCCGCGCCCGGGCAGCCATGCAGATGCTGGCCCTGTTCGGCAGCCGCGACGGGCTCGAGCAGCTCGAAGGCGAAGCCGCGCGGGCCCTGGGCGGCTTCGCCCGCGAGTTCCTGCCGGCTGCCGCCGGACGTGCCGACGACGAGGCGCTGGCGCTGCGCTGCAGCGAAGCCGCCGCCTACCTGGTGCGCCAGCTGGCCGGCGAGCGCGGCACCGAGGCCTGGGTGGTGTCCGGCGCCGGCGACGACCTGGCCCAGGCCCTGGTGCGCGAGCTGACGCGCAGCGGCCGCTGGGCCGCCTTGCAGCAGGACCTGCAAGCCGCCCCGCCGCCGGAGCGCTGGCGCCTGGCGCGCGACTGGGTGGCCGCCTATGCCGCCGCGCAGTCGCCCGCCGCGCTCGCCTGGGTCGACGACGCGGCCACGCTGCTGCTGGTGCCGTCGGGCCGCCAGCGTGTCAACACCACGCTGGACCGCCAGGTGGACGGCCTGCTGGGCGAGCACCCGCGTGTCAGCGGCGGCCGCTGCCAGCTCAACCTCAACGACTTCCGGCGGCGTTTCCTGCAGCACAGCCGCCAGGTGGTGCCGGCCTTCCAGGCCTTGCAGG
This genomic stretch from Eleftheria terrae harbors:
- a CDS encoding DNA repair ATPase, with the translated sequence MQATAQEAPGAGTQTDSLVAESGSYGLLKKRLATQGDSLLAKTQALNEARLAEFGRSEQALILRTRARTENNCVARDIVRIGDLLLFGYNVFIGLRKETAVGDVFALYRLAAHDGADELETVPLAGSFLEDPRFTTDFRELYAYYKQATLMQLRVTQDRLLACFRIGAQLGDIRVFRWSIARDGSVQYIDNRGERDIALPPSHDFEWVPTRREDHVGGKHPHVNILDTVFVETVGGDLTVKIENNTETGLGIYSEPVEDKHQSLTDAEIAYARLGLLILLRVKPYREQAVRYLVYNTRTQQVERIDAIGGSCVQLPEDQGIIFPGGYYLQSGEHKRFELPGEIVPALRFKRSLRSPNGEDMLYVFYQPASGHYALFTYNLINKTLATPLLANGYARFADGRFLLFQVDRGEPTRVHPMQLWQTAFPSEEHASAQPRGSGFFGRIGNAELVRGVSDLVGIARAVREQVPTKAAYEDLIRQCTRVADAYFWLDEPEAGRLADELRQIADGARSTLAEFEKVEGIRRETARALAQAEQEQRVLATDIASTLWRRPEDFVQALNRLRERRGHLQALKELRYAELPRIEAMDAELQAEQQRVGERALQFLAADNAFDSHRRSLDGLAQESAQASTSPALARVLDALDEQAAGLDLLTEQLGSLPGGDAVLRTTILDRISLIYAEINRMRAELRQRRKSLGASEAAAEFGAQFKLFGQAVENALEFADAPEKCDEALTRLLAQLEELEGRFAEQDGFLADIVAKREAVYEAFSARRQALVEARQRRAQGLLEAGGRILDGVPRRVAQMKELAEVHGYFAADPLLAKLRKLVDDLRALGAAVAADDLDTRLKTARDQALRAVRDQRELVADDGQTLRFGRHAFTVNRQPLDLTLLPREGGLAYHLTGTDYLAPVDDPRLAALQPYWQQALVSETEALSRAEYLAGCLLQQAQEGRGEPAWAELMRLVTEGPDGHAALLEQVRRFAAPRYQEGYQKGVHDEDAVRLLAALAAMQDEAGLLAWGPAERALALLYWHFGRFVAERDALLRRARAAMQMLALFGSRDGLEQLEGEAARALGGFAREFLPAAAGRADDEALALRCSEAAAYLVRQLAGERGTEAWVVSGAGDDLAQALVRELTRSGRWAALQQDLQAAPPPERWRLARDWVAAYAAAQSPAALAWVDDAATLLLVPSGRQRVNTTLDRQVDGLLGEHPRVSGGRCQLNLNDFRRRFLQHSRQVVPAFQALQALRLELLQAEKARLKLGQFQARPLSSFVRNRLIDEVYLPIVGENLAKQIGATGEGKRTDRMGLLLLISPPGYGKTTLMEYVADRLGLIFVRINGPALGHEVTALDPATAPNSAARQELEKLNLGLAMGNNVMLYVDDIQHTSPEFLQKFIALADGTRRIEGVWNGETRSWDLRGKRFAVVMAGNPYTESGEVFRIPDMLANRADIYNLGDVLSGREAMFALSYIENSLTANPALLPLASRDPKDVQLLVRLAQGEEVPGSAFSHAYGAAELEELKALMQRLFRARDLLLKVNLAYIESAAQQDAYRSEPPFKLQGSYRNMSKLAARITPLMHDDELDALLRDHYRGEAQTLTTGAEENLLRLAQLLGSPSEAEQRRWEAICEAFAKRRKLGGAEGDGSTRIAASLLDVAEAVGRLQPAPAAEPELGRLAQMVLDMAATQHRVLVSLIRTTQPRLSPEHAVWDEMKRVADQLDGLGAVRQRDGAPPAGQEG